The following coding sequences are from one Kallotenue papyrolyticum window:
- a CDS encoding FAD-linked oxidase C-terminal domain-containing protein, producing the protein MIQQHVLAELRALLGEDGLLTEPEQLRTYDADGLTNFRVVPAAVALPRTGAQVQRVVQICHRERLPFVARGSGTGLSGGALPVEGGIVISLSRLNRILEIDIPNQRVVVEPGVINLQVTQAVAPYGYFYAPDPSSQSVCTIGGNVAENAGGAHCLKYGFTVTHVLGLTVVLPDGSLAHLGGKTLDTPGYDLPGVFVGSEGTLGIAIEVILRIVKRPETIQTLLAAFNSTDEAGAAVSAIIAAGMLPAAIEMMDRLSRDAAEAAVHANYPEAEALLLVELDGPAAEVALLMAQVRAICEAHGAWEIRVAQSEAERAVLWKGRKAAFAAMGRISPDYIVQDGVIPRTALPRILREIEALSARAGLRVANVFHAGDGNLHPLVLYDRSKGEEQRAEELAFEILRRCVEAGGSITGEHGVGREKQKFMSVMFAEPDLETMQLVRCAFDPHHLSNPDKVFPRPRLCAEKPGRYEPHPLERAGVAELF; encoded by the coding sequence ATGATCCAGCAACATGTGCTTGCTGAGCTGCGCGCGCTGCTCGGCGAGGATGGCCTCCTCACCGAGCCGGAGCAGCTCCGTACCTACGACGCCGACGGCCTAACCAACTTCCGCGTTGTGCCGGCGGCGGTGGCCCTGCCGCGCACCGGCGCGCAGGTGCAGCGTGTCGTCCAGATCTGCCACCGCGAACGCCTTCCCTTTGTGGCGCGCGGTTCGGGCACCGGCCTCAGCGGTGGCGCGCTGCCGGTCGAGGGTGGCATCGTCATCAGCCTGAGCCGCCTCAACCGCATCCTGGAGATCGACATTCCCAACCAGCGTGTGGTGGTTGAGCCAGGGGTGATCAACCTGCAGGTCACGCAGGCGGTGGCGCCCTATGGCTATTTCTACGCGCCCGACCCTTCCTCGCAATCGGTCTGCACCATCGGCGGCAACGTGGCCGAAAATGCCGGCGGCGCGCACTGCCTCAAGTATGGCTTCACCGTCACGCACGTGCTCGGCCTGACGGTGGTGTTGCCCGACGGGTCGCTGGCGCATCTGGGTGGTAAAACGCTCGACACGCCGGGCTACGATCTGCCGGGCGTCTTCGTCGGTTCGGAGGGTACGCTGGGCATCGCCATTGAGGTGATCCTGCGCATCGTCAAACGGCCGGAGACGATCCAGACGCTGTTGGCGGCCTTCAACTCCACCGACGAAGCCGGCGCGGCGGTCAGCGCGATCATCGCCGCTGGCATGCTGCCCGCGGCGATCGAGATGATGGATCGCCTCAGTCGCGATGCTGCCGAGGCTGCGGTGCACGCCAACTATCCGGAGGCCGAAGCGCTGTTGCTGGTGGAGCTGGACGGCCCTGCCGCCGAGGTCGCACTGTTGATGGCACAGGTGCGCGCCATCTGCGAGGCGCACGGCGCCTGGGAGATCCGCGTGGCGCAGTCCGAAGCTGAGCGCGCCGTGCTGTGGAAGGGGCGCAAGGCCGCCTTTGCTGCCATGGGCCGCATCTCGCCCGACTACATCGTGCAGGATGGCGTGATCCCGCGCACGGCGCTGCCGCGCATTCTGCGCGAGATCGAGGCGCTCAGCGCGCGCGCCGGGCTGCGCGTGGCCAACGTCTTCCATGCCGGCGACGGCAACCTGCATCCCCTGGTGCTCTACGACCGCAGCAAGGGCGAGGAGCAGCGTGCCGAGGAGCTGGCCTTCGAGATCCTGCGTCGCTGCGTCGAGGCCGGCGGGTCGATCACCGGCGAGCACGGCGTTGGCCGCGAAAAGCAGAAGTTCATGTCCGTCATGTTTGCCGAGCCGGACCTGGAGACCATGCAACTGGTGCGCTGCGCCTTTGATCCACATCATCTCTCCAATCCCGACAAGGTCTTTCCGCGTCCGCGCCTATGCGCCGAGAAGCCGGGCCGCTACGAGCCGCATCCGCTGGAACGGGCCGGTGTTGCCGAGCTGTTCTGA
- a CDS encoding FAD-binding oxidoreductase produces the protein MVTQQDTLYAELAALVGAAHVRPATPADAVEGRLPRYVVAPGSAQEVAQVLRVANQAGLRVAPRGGGSKLDWGQPPAALDLILATERLDAVLEHAWADMTATVQAGCRVATLQQVLAQHGQRLALDTLWPERATVGGILATNDSGALRMRFGALRDLILGVLVALPDGTLARSGGKVVKNVAGYDLQKLMTGALGTLGVIVEATFRLYPLPAAQRTFSLELSTPALAQRLLLAILDSTLVPSSLQLRLSTASAPVVDVRFEGIAAAIDSQADHLRRIAAELGASAPVEADEQVWLAREALWQAPEGAIVKISVLPADWATFVAALERVAQRLRLRWTLVAQALGLGMLQLSAPNDEALLAGLSLLRAAAGQRGGALVALRLPTALKARFDVWGPVGDTLALQRRIKQQFDPRATLNPGRFVGGI, from the coding sequence ATGGTGACCCAACAGGATACGCTCTATGCTGAGCTGGCGGCGCTCGTCGGCGCGGCACATGTGCGTCCGGCCACGCCCGCGGACGCGGTGGAAGGCCGGCTGCCGCGCTACGTTGTCGCGCCCGGCTCGGCGCAGGAGGTGGCCCAGGTGCTGCGCGTCGCCAACCAGGCCGGGCTGCGCGTCGCGCCACGCGGCGGCGGCAGCAAGCTGGATTGGGGCCAGCCGCCCGCGGCGCTCGACCTGATCCTCGCGACCGAGCGTCTCGATGCCGTGCTGGAGCACGCCTGGGCCGACATGACCGCCACGGTGCAGGCCGGCTGTCGTGTCGCCACTCTGCAACAGGTTCTGGCGCAGCACGGGCAGCGCCTGGCGCTGGACACGCTCTGGCCGGAGCGTGCCACGGTCGGCGGCATTCTGGCGACCAACGACAGCGGCGCGCTGCGTATGCGCTTCGGCGCGTTGCGCGACCTGATCCTGGGCGTGCTGGTCGCGCTGCCGGATGGCACGCTGGCGCGCAGCGGCGGCAAGGTCGTCAAAAACGTTGCCGGCTACGATCTGCAAAAGCTGATGACCGGTGCGCTTGGCACGCTGGGCGTGATCGTGGAAGCCACCTTTCGGCTCTATCCGTTGCCGGCGGCGCAGCGCACGTTCTCGCTGGAGCTGTCTACGCCGGCGCTGGCGCAACGGCTGCTGCTGGCGATCCTCGACTCAACCCTGGTGCCCAGCAGCCTGCAACTGCGCCTGAGCACGGCTAGTGCGCCGGTGGTGGATGTGCGCTTCGAGGGCATCGCTGCGGCAATCGACAGCCAGGCCGATCACCTGCGGCGCATCGCGGCGGAGCTGGGCGCGTCCGCGCCGGTGGAGGCTGACGAGCAGGTCTGGCTGGCGCGCGAGGCGCTCTGGCAGGCGCCGGAGGGGGCCATCGTCAAAATCAGCGTCCTGCCGGCGGACTGGGCCACCTTTGTGGCGGCGCTGGAGCGCGTGGCGCAGCGCCTGCGGCTCCGCTGGACGCTGGTGGCGCAGGCACTGGGCCTCGGCATGCTGCAGCTCAGCGCGCCCAACGACGAGGCGTTGCTGGCCGGGCTGAGCTTGCTGCGCGCCGCGGCGGGACAGCGCGGCGGCGCGCTGGTGGCACTGCGCCTGCCCACCGCCCTCAAAG